Proteins encoded in a region of the Paenibacillus sp. E222 genome:
- a CDS encoding AraC family transcriptional regulator, which yields MISPNLYPNQEVDSTYLLDRLTIKLRDMEKMKSTSDWNIPQQHTSSYVLVLVTGGEALLTLDRGSIHIHAQGVYSCVPESTFGLTSFGDEGAEVTIMRFDLYQELHDDPDTLHVVKDTPMFRSGKELAVSPTVQLSFMCEEIHNLWHSGRAMGHFQAHVQFLQLLASLTEASPPLKEDSQMMIQRTKDYIDEHSNENLTVEYLAGMAGLSPKYYVDLFKRRYGMSTTDYISSLRINRAKQLMAGTEMRLRDIAHQVGYQDEFYFSRKFKKAMGISPSVYMNSRRRKIAAYHIAITGHLLALNMIPYAAPLHPKWTSYYYRMYGKDIPVHLSAYRIDMEWQSKIQALQEHQPDLIISYDHLRPEEKAQLEGIAPVHYLTVSDHNWRSQLQILAEHLGTQQDAKSWLETYDYKVDQVKTMMQQKLGNEKVVVVRLLKHQFTRYCSPSMLEVLYGDLAVKPAHVIEEGEIYNEPIMLEQLDEMQTDWIFLMVCQESETLSFWEDVQKTSLWQNIKSVQNNRLFIIPADPWLENSPLANERILDDLMDRYR from the coding sequence ATGATTTCCCCTAACTTATACCCTAATCAAGAGGTGGATTCCACGTATCTGCTCGACAGATTGACTATAAAATTGCGTGACATGGAGAAAATGAAATCCACTTCGGACTGGAACATTCCCCAGCAGCATACCTCGTCTTATGTGCTTGTCTTGGTCACAGGTGGTGAAGCCTTACTGACACTGGATCGGGGGTCTATCCATATCCATGCACAAGGCGTATATTCCTGTGTACCCGAATCCACTTTTGGACTGACCTCTTTCGGAGATGAAGGAGCCGAAGTAACGATCATGCGGTTTGACCTTTATCAAGAGCTGCATGATGATCCTGACACCTTGCATGTGGTTAAAGATACCCCGATGTTCAGATCTGGAAAGGAGCTGGCGGTGTCACCAACCGTTCAGCTCTCATTTATGTGCGAAGAAATACACAACCTGTGGCATAGTGGCAGGGCCATGGGGCATTTTCAGGCACATGTGCAGTTTCTCCAATTGCTCGCAAGCCTTACAGAAGCATCACCTCCGCTCAAGGAAGATTCCCAGATGATGATCCAGCGTACCAAAGATTATATCGATGAGCATTCCAATGAGAATCTAACCGTGGAATATCTGGCAGGCATGGCCGGGCTGAGTCCGAAATATTATGTGGACCTGTTCAAGCGAAGATATGGAATGAGTACAACTGATTATATTTCTTCACTCCGCATTAACCGGGCAAAACAACTTATGGCCGGTACTGAAATGCGTCTGCGGGATATTGCTCATCAGGTTGGATATCAGGACGAATTTTACTTCAGTCGCAAATTTAAAAAAGCCATGGGAATATCCCCTTCGGTATATATGAACAGCCGCCGCCGTAAAATTGCGGCCTATCACATTGCGATTACAGGACATTTGCTGGCCCTGAACATGATTCCCTATGCGGCACCGCTGCACCCGAAATGGACATCGTATTATTATCGAATGTATGGCAAGGACATCCCTGTACATCTGAGTGCCTATCGGATTGACATGGAATGGCAATCCAAAATTCAGGCTCTGCAGGAGCATCAGCCCGACCTGATTATCAGTTACGACCACTTGCGACCTGAGGAGAAAGCACAGCTTGAAGGTATTGCACCGGTTCATTACCTTACGGTCTCAGATCACAACTGGCGATCACAGCTTCAGATTCTGGCTGAACATCTGGGGACACAGCAGGATGCCAAGAGCTGGCTGGAAACTTATGATTATAAGGTTGATCAGGTCAAAACGATGATGCAGCAAAAGCTTGGCAACGAGAAGGTAGTTGTTGTCCGTTTGTTAAAACATCAGTTCACACGTTATTGTTCACCTTCCATGTTGGAAGTGTTATATGGAGATTTGGCAGTCAAACCAGCCCATGTCATTGAAGAAGGGGAGATATATAACGAGCCGATTATGCTGGAACAGCTGGATGAAATGCAGACCGATTGGATATTTCTGATGGTATGTCAGGAGAGTGAGACGTTATCCTTCTGGGAGGATGTGCAGAAAACCTCCTTGTGGCAAAATATAAAATCCGTTCAGAATAACCGGTTATTTATCATCCCAGCTGATCCCTGGCTTGAGAACTCGCCCCTCGCCAATGAACGCATCCTGGACGATCTGATGGATCGCTATCGGTGA
- a CDS encoding ABC transporter substrate-binding protein, which translates to MKKKLGLWLVMICMLAVLGACGNKEDASGNAENSASTGTEASTNETDTAEAAEGTRTIKYLDKEYTVPTEVNRIVITGSMEAMEDALVLDVHPVGAITFGGEFPEMYASITDQAESIGQKIEPNFETILSLKPDIILGSTKFKPEVAEQLSKIAPFIQVSHIATDWESNLNLLAELTGKQEQAKQEIEQYRAALTTAQAKLGDKLENKKVLAVRIRNGQMYVYPESVFVNPILYGDLGFQVPAEIQAAKAQEALSVEKFAEMNPDYVFVQFETSENSDTPNALTDLQNNPIIQKTTALKENHAFVNVIDPLAEGGPAWSRIEFLKAAVEQLSK; encoded by the coding sequence ATGAAAAAGAAATTGGGGTTATGGTTGGTAATGATATGTATGCTCGCAGTATTGGGAGCGTGCGGCAATAAAGAGGACGCGTCAGGGAATGCGGAGAATTCAGCTTCGACCGGAACCGAGGCGTCGACCAATGAAACGGACACAGCTGAGGCAGCTGAAGGCACACGAACCATTAAATACTTAGATAAAGAGTACACAGTCCCAACAGAAGTTAACCGTATTGTTATTACTGGTTCCATGGAAGCGATGGAGGATGCGCTGGTTCTTGATGTACATCCGGTAGGGGCAATTACTTTTGGCGGCGAATTCCCGGAGATGTATGCTTCTATCACGGATCAAGCTGAGTCCATTGGGCAGAAGATTGAGCCTAACTTTGAGACCATTTTGTCCCTGAAACCTGATATTATCTTGGGTTCCACCAAGTTTAAACCTGAAGTGGCCGAGCAGTTAAGTAAAATTGCGCCATTTATTCAGGTGTCCCATATTGCTACGGATTGGGAGTCGAACCTGAATCTGCTGGCTGAGCTGACAGGCAAGCAGGAACAGGCCAAACAGGAAATTGAACAGTATAGGGCTGCTCTGACTACTGCCCAGGCTAAATTAGGCGACAAACTTGAAAACAAAAAAGTGCTGGCAGTGCGTATTCGTAACGGACAAATGTATGTGTATCCTGAGTCTGTCTTTGTGAATCCGATTCTGTATGGAGACCTTGGATTCCAGGTTCCGGCCGAGATTCAGGCAGCCAAAGCACAGGAAGCACTTTCGGTAGAGAAGTTTGCAGAGATGAACCCGGATTATGTGTTTGTACAATTTGAGACATCCGAGAACTCAGATACCCCGAATGCCCTGACAGATCTGCAGAATAACCCGATTATCCAGAAGACAACTGCGCTGAAGGAAAATCATGCTTTTGTGAATGTCATTGATCCATTGGCTGAAGGCGGTCCGGCATGGAGTCGTATTGAATTCCTGAAAGCAGCAGTTGAGCAGTTATCCAAATAA
- a CDS encoding iron ABC transporter permease — MQKRRLNPVVLFVAAPLFIAVTILASVMYGAKSIDVSTITAAIFHFDTDSIDHQIIVSSRLPRVIGALLIGAFLAVSGALMQGMTRNYLASPSIMGVSDGSVVVITICMVFMPNTSSLGLIFYSLVGSALGAGLVFLIAWLLPGGMSPVRLAILGTIIGTFLGGVSQAAATYYQVSQTISFWYNARLHQMDPGMIKLIIPFTVVGLALAIILSKSITILSMGDDVATSLGQRTGWVKALSILSVVILTGISVALAGKIAFVGLLVPHITRFLFGVDYRWIIPCSALLGGFFLAWCDILSRFINSPFETPIGVVTALFGVPFFLYLIKTKGGGKHA; from the coding sequence ATGCAAAAAAGAAGATTGAATCCGGTGGTGCTGTTCGTAGCAGCACCTCTGTTCATTGCAGTTACCATTTTGGCGTCCGTGATGTACGGAGCCAAGAGCATTGACGTTTCGACCATAACGGCAGCCATTTTCCATTTTGATACAGACAGCATTGATCACCAGATCATCGTGTCATCACGGCTCCCGCGTGTTATTGGTGCTTTATTGATCGGGGCTTTTCTGGCGGTGTCAGGTGCGCTCATGCAGGGGATGACAAGAAACTATCTTGCATCCCCTTCCATTATGGGGGTATCCGATGGATCGGTAGTGGTCATCACCATATGTATGGTATTTATGCCGAACACGTCATCTCTTGGTCTAATATTTTACTCTTTGGTGGGATCGGCACTTGGAGCAGGACTGGTATTTCTCATAGCCTGGTTACTGCCGGGCGGCATGTCGCCTGTTCGGCTTGCCATTCTGGGCACGATTATTGGTACATTCCTCGGTGGTGTATCTCAGGCCGCGGCTACCTATTATCAGGTGTCTCAAACGATCAGTTTCTGGTATAACGCCAGATTGCATCAGATGGACCCTGGCATGATCAAGCTGATTATTCCATTTACTGTGGTGGGACTGGCGTTAGCCATCATTCTTTCCAAGTCTATTACCATTCTCTCGATGGGCGATGATGTGGCAACAAGCCTGGGGCAGCGTACCGGATGGGTTAAGGCTTTATCGATACTGAGTGTGGTTATCCTGACTGGAATATCTGTGGCTTTGGCGGGCAAAATCGCTTTTGTCGGTTTGTTGGTTCCGCATATTACCCGATTTCTCTTCGGGGTAGATTACCGCTGGATTATTCCGTGTTCCGCTCTGCTGGGCGGATTCTTTTTGGCCTGGTGTGACATCCTGAGTCGTTTCATTAACTCTCCGTTTGAAACACCAATTGGAGTAGTCACCGCATTATTTGGCGTTCCCTTCTTCCTTTATCTGATCAAAACCAAAGGAGGGGGAAAACATGCCTGA
- a CDS encoding iron ABC transporter permease — protein MPEPQRGRLWAVIFISSIIIAAAVYISLTNGAFDISVMDVVKTLLRLDPVHEHDLVIFDFRLPRIVIALLLGLGLGIAGAVIQGIARNPLADPGMLGINAGAGTAMVLFMLLFHGSITGTGWLSIMAMPLFGLLGGLTAVILILWFAQERGQLDSQRLILVGIAIGSGFSAITLYLSLKMNPSDFEMATVWLTGSIYNANWRYISAMIPWLVLLIPLLWAKSRVLDVMQLQEASSMGLGVDVHRERKILLLGSVGLVSACVAVSGSIGFVGLIAPHIARRLVGLHHKRVIPISGLVGMAMVVVGDLIGKTVFAPAELPVGIVISIIGVPYFIYLLLKNRM, from the coding sequence ATGCCTGAACCGCAGCGGGGAAGATTATGGGCCGTCATTTTCATAAGTTCAATAATCATTGCAGCAGCCGTTTATATCAGTTTGACTAACGGTGCGTTTGACATATCGGTGATGGATGTGGTCAAAACGTTATTGCGGCTGGACCCTGTCCATGAGCATGATCTGGTCATTTTTGATTTCAGGCTGCCGCGTATTGTCATTGCATTACTGCTTGGCCTGGGACTCGGGATTGCCGGAGCTGTTATTCAGGGCATCGCCCGCAATCCACTGGCTGACCCCGGCATGCTTGGGATTAACGCAGGTGCCGGAACAGCAATGGTGCTCTTTATGCTTCTGTTTCATGGGTCCATAACAGGTACAGGATGGTTGTCCATTATGGCGATGCCACTGTTTGGCCTGTTGGGTGGATTAACGGCAGTTATTCTCATCTTGTGGTTTGCACAGGAGCGCGGTCAGTTGGATTCCCAAAGGCTTATTCTGGTCGGGATTGCCATCGGTTCAGGTTTTAGTGCAATTACGCTTTATCTTTCCCTAAAGATGAACCCGTCCGATTTTGAGATGGCAACCGTCTGGCTGACCGGCAGCATCTATAATGCCAACTGGCGATACATATCGGCGATGATTCCGTGGCTGGTCCTGCTGATTCCGTTGCTTTGGGCTAAATCCCGTGTGCTGGATGTCATGCAGCTGCAGGAGGCCAGCAGCATGGGACTAGGCGTGGATGTCCATCGGGAGAGAAAAATATTGTTGCTGGGCAGCGTCGGGCTCGTGAGTGCCTGTGTTGCCGTATCCGGGAGCATCGGATTTGTTGGGTTAATCGCTCCTCATATTGCACGGCGGCTGGTGGGGCTTCACCATAAACGGGTCATTCCGATATCCGGGTTGGTTGGAATGGCAATGGTTGTTGTAGGGGATTTGATCGGCAAAACGGTGTTTGCCCCGGCAGAACTGCCTGTGGGCATCGTCATCTCCATTATTGGCGTTCCTTATTTCATCTATTTACTGCTCAAAAACCGGATGTAA
- a CDS encoding alpha/beta hydrolase yields the protein MSKWVQESINGWTLHLLLPPSYTEGDRHYPVVYIQDGGAVAKACSNLLDHSFRSGKLPELILVGIEPHHRNDDYTPWPVPALHASFSAFGGQGIIYLKAITEQLKPYVDSSYRTLTDSENTGILGCSLGGLISLFAAMEFPHIFGKVGALSASMWYEGFLDYMSDYCWAERRGLKLYMYVGSLEGVYKANAQAQMLENTRSACRMILAQGYPAERLNYVEEEGGTHDLLFFAKHLPEALTWLFQ from the coding sequence ATGAGTAAATGGGTACAGGAGTCGATTAATGGCTGGACGCTCCATCTGCTGCTTCCGCCATCTTACACAGAAGGAGATCGTCATTATCCGGTCGTTTATATTCAGGATGGAGGTGCGGTAGCCAAAGCCTGCAGCAATCTGCTGGATCATTCTTTTCGCTCCGGAAAACTGCCTGAATTGATTTTGGTCGGTATTGAACCTCACCATCGCAACGATGACTACACGCCATGGCCTGTACCAGCGCTGCATGCATCCTTTTCGGCCTTTGGCGGTCAGGGAATCATATATCTGAAGGCGATCACTGAGCAGCTAAAACCGTATGTGGACTCGTCTTACCGTACTCTTACAGATTCAGAGAATACAGGTATACTTGGCTGTTCGCTCGGTGGGCTGATCTCTCTGTTTGCGGCGATGGAATTCCCTCATATCTTTGGAAAGGTTGGGGCGTTATCAGCCTCAATGTGGTATGAAGGTTTCCTCGATTATATGAGTGACTATTGCTGGGCTGAACGCCGCGGGTTGAAGTTGTATATGTACGTTGGGAGTCTGGAAGGTGTGTACAAGGCTAATGCCCAAGCACAAATGCTGGAAAATACACGTTCTGCGTGTCGCATGATTTTGGCCCAGGGCTATCCTGCCGAGCGGCTGAATTACGTGGAGGAAGAGGGCGGGACGCATGATCTTTTATTTTTTGCCAAGCATCTGCCTGAAGCATTAACCTGGTTGTTTCAGTGA
- a CDS encoding exodeoxyribonuclease III, whose product MKLVSWNVNGLRACVTKGFMDYYNESQADIFCVQETKLQAGQIEMDLGEDVYQYWNYAVKKGYSGTAIFTRIKPLSVWYGIEEDSEPEGRMITLEFDHFYLINVYTPNAKRDLTRLPYRLEWEDRFRGYVLQLEQTKPVIVCGDLNVAHQEIDLKNPKPNLGNSGFTLEERGKMTDLLAAGYVDSFRHLYPDRTDVFSWWSYMPKVRERNVGWRIDYFLVSNQLAPKVSDAHIDCHVMGSDHCPVGLTLQL is encoded by the coding sequence ATGAAGCTGGTGTCCTGGAATGTAAATGGATTGCGGGCATGTGTTACCAAAGGATTCATGGATTATTATAACGAGAGTCAAGCCGATATTTTCTGTGTGCAGGAGACCAAGCTGCAGGCAGGACAGATCGAAATGGATCTGGGTGAAGACGTATATCAATACTGGAATTATGCTGTCAAAAAAGGATACTCCGGCACAGCCATATTTACCCGGATCAAGCCGCTATCTGTCTGGTACGGGATAGAGGAAGATAGTGAACCGGAAGGCCGAATGATTACGCTGGAGTTTGATCATTTTTATCTAATCAACGTATATACCCCCAATGCGAAGCGGGATCTGACCAGACTTCCTTACCGTTTGGAATGGGAGGATCGGTTCAGAGGGTACGTGCTGCAATTGGAGCAGACCAAGCCGGTTATCGTATGTGGTGACCTGAATGTAGCCCATCAGGAGATCGACCTGAAGAATCCGAAGCCGAATCTGGGCAACTCGGGATTCACGCTGGAAGAGCGAGGCAAGATGACCGATCTGCTGGCTGCCGGATATGTGGATAGCTTCCGCCATCTGTACCCGGATCGCACGGATGTGTTCAGCTGGTGGTCGTACATGCCCAAGGTAAGAGAGCGTAATGTTGGATGGCGGATCGATTATTTTCTTGTGTCCAATCAACTGGCTCCGAAGGTGTCAGATGCGCATATTGATTGCCATGTCATGGGCAGTGATCATTGCCCGGTCGGTCTCACGTTGCAATTGTAG
- a CDS encoding alpha/beta hydrolase produces the protein MKKGLRRGLKGLGGLMLATGLLLLAGTAYEAYQSTQDMKSYTAPGKMYEVSGRNMHLYTTGRGNATVVLASGWGTPNPYVDFSPLYNKLKSQVNIAVYDRFGYGYSDYTDRPRDIDTITEEIHQLLRVSGQRPPYIMVGHSLGSLETVRFAQMYPDEVAGMVMIDGGSPEYYSTVAMEPSDWYFDSARFLVKTGIARTLLHSDRITESLVVNPDLVTESMRKAATISTLKHAYNDNVIGEMRNSKTNAARILEHKKEFSFPLTILTAGSEKSSEGSRAWQADQADFASWSSQGTQVTVAHAKHDIHNSQPDIVASEILELVKRSGEL, from the coding sequence ATGAAGAAGGGGTTGCGGCGAGGATTGAAGGGGCTGGGTGGCCTGATGCTGGCAACAGGACTTCTGCTGCTGGCAGGAACCGCGTACGAGGCGTATCAGTCGACACAGGACATGAAATCTTACACTGCACCGGGCAAAATGTATGAGGTGAGCGGACGTAACATGCATCTCTATACAACGGGAAGAGGAAATGCGACGGTTGTTCTCGCTTCAGGCTGGGGTACGCCTAATCCGTATGTTGATTTCAGCCCGCTATATAACAAGTTGAAATCCCAGGTGAACATTGCGGTGTATGACCGGTTCGGTTACGGGTATAGCGATTATACGGATCGGCCACGTGATATCGATACCATTACGGAGGAAATTCATCAACTGCTGCGAGTATCCGGCCAACGTCCGCCATATATCATGGTAGGTCATTCTCTTGGATCGCTGGAGACCGTGCGATTCGCGCAAATGTATCCCGATGAGGTAGCAGGTATGGTCATGATTGATGGAGGAAGTCCCGAATATTACAGCACTGTGGCCATGGAGCCATCGGATTGGTATTTCGATTCAGCACGTTTTCTGGTGAAAACAGGCATTGCGCGTACATTGCTGCATTCGGATCGGATAACGGAATCCTTGGTCGTTAACCCGGATCTCGTTACGGAGTCAATGAGAAAGGCAGCCACCATTTCCACGCTCAAGCATGCTTACAATGACAACGTGATTGGAGAGATGCGCAATTCCAAGACGAACGCAGCCCGTATCCTGGAGCATAAAAAGGAATTCTCTTTCCCGTTAACCATTCTGACGGCCGGTTCAGAGAAATCAAGCGAAGGCAGCCGGGCATGGCAGGCAGATCAAGCCGATTTTGCTTCATGGTCCAGTCAAGGAACACAGGTCACTGTGGCACACGCCAAACACGATATTCATAATAGTCAGCCGGATATTGTCGCTAGTGAAATTTTGGAGTTGGTGAAGCGGTCCGGTGAACTATGA
- a CDS encoding diaminopimelate dehydrogenase — protein sequence MVKVGIVGYGNLGKGVEKAITQNPDMELVAVFTRRNPEQMVAEGMEVRFEHISAAEQYIGKIDVMILCGGSATDLPEQTPAIAKWFNTVDSFDTHAKIPEFYKEVNAAAEQGGHVSVISTGWDPGLFSMNRLLAQSILPEGKEYTFWGKGVSQGHSDAIRRVPGVKAGVQYTVPVEEVINSIRAGETPELTTREKHLRQCYVVAEAGANQDEIRETIVSMPNYFSDYDTTVTFITEEQLKAEHEGMPHGGFVIRSGVTGAGQKQIIEFGLKLDSNPEFTASVLVAYARAAQRLSLEGHKGAKTVFDIPLGHLSPKSAEDLRRDLL from the coding sequence ATGGTCAAAGTTGGTATCGTCGGTTACGGAAATCTGGGCAAAGGTGTAGAGAAAGCGATTACTCAAAACCCGGATATGGAGCTCGTTGCTGTATTTACACGTCGTAACCCGGAGCAGATGGTTGCAGAAGGTATGGAGGTTCGTTTCGAGCACATCTCTGCTGCTGAGCAATACATAGGCAAAATTGATGTGATGATTCTGTGTGGAGGTTCGGCAACCGATCTTCCGGAGCAGACACCTGCAATTGCAAAATGGTTCAATACGGTGGATAGCTTCGATACACATGCCAAAATCCCTGAATTCTATAAAGAAGTTAACGCTGCGGCAGAGCAAGGTGGCCACGTGAGCGTCATTTCCACAGGTTGGGACCCGGGCTTGTTCTCCATGAACCGACTGCTTGCCCAATCGATCCTGCCAGAAGGTAAAGAGTACACGTTCTGGGGTAAAGGAGTAAGCCAAGGTCACTCCGATGCGATCCGTCGTGTTCCTGGCGTTAAGGCTGGTGTGCAATACACTGTACCTGTTGAAGAAGTAATCAACAGCATTCGTGCTGGGGAGACCCCAGAATTGACCACACGTGAGAAGCATCTGCGTCAATGTTATGTAGTTGCAGAAGCTGGTGCAAATCAGGACGAAATTCGTGAAACGATTGTATCCATGCCGAACTATTTCTCGGATTACGATACAACGGTGACGTTCATTACTGAAGAGCAATTAAAGGCTGAGCATGAAGGTATGCCACACGGTGGGTTTGTCATTCGCAGTGGAGTTACAGGCGCAGGCCAGAAACAAATTATTGAATTTGGTCTGAAGCTCGACAGCAATCCTGAATTTACAGCAAGTGTACTGGTGGCTTATGCAAGAGCCGCACAACGTTTGAGTCTGGAAGGACACAAAGGGGCTAAGACGGTATTTGATATTCCACTCGGTCACCTGTCTCCTAAATCGGCTGAGGACCTTCGCCGCGACTTGCTGTAG
- a CDS encoding pentapeptide repeat-containing protein — MTNQAFSSNQATLHLSADCEQCFGLCCVALPYGKSSDFAFGKSSGTPCPNLRTDNRCGIHTQLRQKGFKGCTVYDCFGAGQKLSQITYAGRDWRNHPESAAEMFDCLPVMKQLHEMMSYINEMLQLPETSSIHAALKDVYRETERLTDLEPSAILRLDIPAHRAVVNELLVQASEMVRAKVPASGKGPSQSKTKKRTGRDFLGANLKGADLRGASFRGALMIAADLRNADMRNTDLIGTDLRDANLGGADLRGSIFLTQSQLNSATGNADTKLPYHLNVPSHWL, encoded by the coding sequence ATGACTAATCAAGCATTCAGTAGCAATCAGGCTACTCTGCATTTAAGTGCAGACTGCGAGCAATGTTTTGGTCTATGCTGTGTTGCCTTGCCGTATGGCAAATCCTCAGACTTTGCTTTTGGTAAATCCAGCGGTACCCCCTGTCCCAATCTCCGTACCGATAACCGCTGTGGTATCCATACACAGCTGCGACAGAAGGGGTTCAAGGGCTGCACAGTCTACGATTGTTTCGGGGCTGGTCAGAAACTATCACAAATTACATATGCGGGCAGGGATTGGCGTAATCATCCCGAATCTGCTGCCGAGATGTTCGATTGCTTGCCTGTCATGAAGCAGCTTCATGAGATGATGAGCTATATCAATGAAATGCTTCAGCTGCCGGAAACATCATCCATCCATGCCGCGTTGAAGGACGTATATCGGGAAACGGAACGACTAACCGATCTGGAGCCATCTGCCATATTACGTCTCGATATTCCCGCACATCGGGCGGTGGTGAACGAACTGCTTGTACAGGCCAGCGAGATGGTGCGGGCAAAGGTTCCAGCTTCGGGTAAGGGACCATCCCAATCGAAGACCAAAAAGCGTACGGGAAGAGACTTTCTGGGTGCCAATCTTAAAGGCGCTGACCTTCGGGGTGCAAGCTTTAGAGGTGCCTTAATGATAGCGGCTGATTTACGAAATGCAGATATGAGAAACACCGATCTGATCGGGACCGACTTGCGGGATGCGAATCTGGGCGGAGCGGATCTGAGAGGCAGCATCTTTCTGACACAATCCCAGCTCAACTCTGCAACAGGCAATGCAGATACCAAGTTGCCTTATCATTTAAACGTTCCCTCACACTGGCTGTAG
- a CDS encoding NADPH-dependent FMN reductase — MSKLNIGIILGSTREGRLSPQVGEWVKQIADARGDANYEIVDIADYKLPLLGEADATEQATAWNAKLASLDGFVFIVQEYNHSISASLKNALDYAREAWNDKAAGIVSYGSVGGARAAEHLRGILGELSVADVRVHPALSLFTDFDNGTFKPADLHLTNLNGMLDQVLPWSGALKTIRS, encoded by the coding sequence ATGTCGAAACTTAACATTGGAATTATTCTTGGGAGCACACGTGAGGGGCGTTTGAGTCCACAGGTTGGAGAATGGGTAAAACAGATTGCGGATGCACGTGGAGATGCCAACTATGAGATCGTGGATATTGCTGATTACAAGCTGCCTCTCTTGGGAGAAGCGGATGCAACGGAGCAGGCTACTGCCTGGAATGCGAAGCTGGCAAGTCTGGACGGGTTCGTATTCATTGTACAGGAGTATAACCACAGCATCTCCGCATCACTGAAAAATGCTTTGGATTATGCCCGTGAGGCATGGAATGACAAAGCTGCCGGGATTGTCAGTTACGGTTCAGTAGGTGGTGCACGTGCTGCAGAACATCTGCGGGGCATTCTAGGTGAGTTGTCGGTTGCTGATGTTCGTGTTCATCCCGCACTTTCGCTATTTACCGATTTTGATAACGGAACCTTCAAACCGGCTGATCTGCATTTGACGAACCTAAACGGTATGCTTGACCAAGTGCTGCCCTGGAGCGGAGCCCTGAAAACCATTCGTTCTTAA